In Curtobacterium sp. L6-1, a genomic segment contains:
- a CDS encoding MmyB family transcriptional regulator gives MSTDDEVDFRRALLGRLVLPWRTVPAAVYDRHLTVRVANPLVHAVHPSFRPGANLARAAFLQPDGAPLFRAAPGPADATPVGTRLATELRRLLDEHEEDQGFVELVGELAARSADFARLWAEPGDAGPNGVVGFDNPLVGHLVLAYHRFAVPGPDGDTLLLWRGADEESAGRLGRLADSLPD, from the coding sequence GTGAGCACGGACGACGAGGTCGACTTCCGGCGGGCACTGCTCGGCAGACTGGTCCTGCCCTGGCGGACCGTCCCGGCAGCCGTCTACGACCGGCACCTGACCGTCCGTGTCGCCAACCCGCTGGTGCACGCCGTCCACCCGTCGTTCCGCCCCGGCGCCAACCTGGCACGTGCGGCCTTCCTGCAACCCGACGGTGCTCCGCTGTTCCGGGCCGCGCCGGGTCCAGCCGACGCGACACCGGTCGGGACCAGGCTCGCAACGGAGCTCCGACGGCTGCTCGACGAGCACGAGGAGGACCAGGGCTTCGTCGAGCTGGTCGGTGAGCTCGCCGCACGCAGCGCCGACTTCGCCCGGCTCTGGGCCGAGCCGGGCGACGCCGGACCGAACGGCGTCGTCGGCTTCGACAACCCCCTGGTCGGTCACCTCGTGCTCGCGTACCACCGCTTCGCCGTCCCCGGTCCGGACGGTGACACCCTGCTGCTGTGGCGCGGTGCGGACGAGGAGTCGGCGGGGCGTCTCGGGCGCCTCGCCGACTCGCTGCCCGACTGA
- a CDS encoding aldo/keto reductase, whose product MTDIDARPVTAADAGTFRIGGDLPVARLGFGSMQLTGRNAFGPSRDPEGARAVLRRAVELGVTLIDTADAYGPDVAEELIGQALAPYRDDVVIATKGGFVRGRRGEWIVDGRPEHLRAAVQGSLRRLRLERIDLYQLHRIDQRVPLDDQLGALAALRDEGLIRHVGLSEVSVAELLAAQRIVPIATVQNLYNLVERSSEDLVRVTAELGIGFIPWFPLATGGLTRGAGALGAMASRAGVSPSQIALAWLLQHSPNLLPIPGTSSPAHLEENVAAAAVRLSPADVAALDRAA is encoded by the coding sequence ATGACCGACATCGATGCACGACCCGTCACCGCCGCGGATGCGGGTACCTTCCGGATCGGCGGGGACCTCCCCGTCGCACGGCTCGGCTTCGGCTCGATGCAGTTGACCGGCCGGAACGCCTTCGGCCCCTCGCGCGACCCCGAAGGTGCCCGGGCAGTCCTCCGTCGGGCCGTCGAGCTCGGCGTGACCCTCATCGACACGGCGGACGCGTACGGGCCCGATGTCGCCGAGGAACTCATCGGTCAGGCCCTCGCGCCGTACCGCGACGACGTCGTGATCGCCACGAAGGGCGGGTTCGTCCGCGGACGTCGGGGCGAGTGGATCGTCGACGGACGGCCCGAGCACCTGCGCGCCGCCGTCCAGGGCAGCCTCCGCCGACTCCGACTCGAGCGCATCGACCTGTACCAGCTGCACCGGATCGACCAGCGGGTCCCGCTCGACGACCAGCTCGGCGCGCTCGCTGCCCTCCGCGACGAAGGGCTCATCCGGCACGTCGGGCTCAGCGAAGTGAGCGTCGCGGAGCTGCTCGCGGCGCAGCGGATCGTGCCGATCGCGACGGTCCAGAACCTTTACAACCTCGTGGAGCGATCATCCGAGGACCTCGTGCGTGTGACGGCGGAGCTCGGCATCGGCTTCATCCCGTGGTTCCCGCTCGCCACCGGAGGGCTGACACGAGGAGCCGGTGCACTCGGGGCGATGGCATCACGCGCCGGCGTCTCGCCGTCGCAGATCGCGCTCGCGTGGCTGCTGCAGCATTCGCCGAACCTGCTGCCCATCCCGGGGACGTCGAGCCCGGCACACCTCGAGGAGAACGTCGCCGCCGCCGCGGTCCGGCTCTCCCCGGCGGACGTGGCGGCACTCGACCGCGCAGCCTGA
- a CDS encoding helix-turn-helix domain-containing protein, protein MTAPSAHLGDYLRARRALVRPTDVAIISSRTRRVPGLRRSEVAQLAGISQEYYLRLEQGRDRRPSHQVLAAIGRALLLDPVAVEHMHRLAELDEHDAPYAVPAKAAVVDGLTDLVDGLTDLPALVISADQDVLAANPLARLVRPRLQPGSNVLFELFSSHGRADAVAWADDARRAVANLRFHGDPRSTRYQEVVGTLAIRDDTFRTLWARHDVERQVVWPAQIRVGTLGAVDFVCHSLAVPGPSGQSLVTLTAKAGSAGARLLQHARRRSAAAPGPAAAVA, encoded by the coding sequence GTGACCGCTCCGTCTGCACACCTCGGCGACTACCTCCGGGCCCGGCGCGCGCTCGTCCGGCCCACCGACGTCGCCATCATCTCCTCCCGGACCCGACGGGTACCGGGTCTCCGTCGCAGCGAGGTCGCGCAGCTCGCGGGCATCAGCCAGGAGTACTACCTCCGCCTCGAACAGGGGCGCGACCGCCGACCGTCCCACCAGGTGCTCGCCGCGATCGGAAGGGCCCTCCTGCTCGACCCCGTGGCGGTCGAGCACATGCACCGGCTCGCGGAGCTCGACGAGCACGACGCCCCGTACGCCGTGCCCGCGAAGGCCGCGGTGGTCGACGGGCTGACCGATCTGGTCGACGGGCTGACGGACCTGCCGGCGCTCGTCATCAGCGCCGACCAGGACGTCCTCGCAGCGAACCCGCTCGCACGGCTGGTCCGCCCCCGGCTCCAGCCCGGGAGCAACGTCCTGTTCGAGCTCTTCTCGTCGCACGGGCGCGCGGATGCCGTCGCCTGGGCAGACGACGCCCGCCGCGCGGTCGCCAACCTGCGCTTCCACGGCGACCCGAGGAGCACGCGCTACCAGGAGGTCGTCGGCACGCTCGCGATCCGCGACGACACGTTCCGCACCCTGTGGGCCCGCCACGACGTCGAGCGACAGGTGGTCTGGCCCGCGCAGATCCGGGTCGGCACACTCGGTGCCGTCGACTTCGTGTGCCACTCACTCGCCGTGCCGGGTCCCAGCGGGCAGTCGCTCGTCACGCTGACCGCGAAGGCCGGCAGCGCGGGCGCCCGACTCCTGCAGCACGCCCGGAGGCGCTCGGCAGCGGCGCCGGGCCCTGCCGCCGCCGTCGCGTGA
- a CDS encoding zinc-binding alcohol dehydrogenase family protein, which translates to MTVTDPSNRSHRTAPTTTRAFLAQAGRSVRDDDAFVTREVPLAPLRPHDLLVRVEAVSVNPVDTKSRHGLRSGTKQLGWDASGVVEAVGPAVTRFDVGDAVWYAGALDRPGTNAELHVVDARIVGRRPASLDHAEAAALPLTGITAWETLFERFRLTEQSTGTLLVVGAPGGVGSVLVQLAKARTGLTVVGTAGRPESREWVTAMGADHVVDHRDLVRNVRAVAPEGVQYVFTAHSAGNVQAFADLVQPFGEITAIDDPRGIDLYPLKRKSIAWHWELMFTRSSFSTPDMAEQGRLLDALADLVDAGRVRSTVTSLVQGFDAAGLREAHRQVADGTAIGKVVVAR; encoded by the coding sequence ATGACCGTCACCGATCCGAGCAACCGGAGTCACCGGACCGCACCGACCACAACCCGTGCGTTCCTCGCGCAGGCGGGCAGGTCCGTCCGCGACGACGATGCGTTCGTCACCCGCGAGGTGCCGCTCGCCCCGCTGCGTCCGCACGACCTCCTCGTCCGCGTCGAGGCCGTGTCCGTCAACCCGGTCGACACGAAGAGCCGCCACGGCCTCCGTTCGGGCACGAAGCAGCTCGGCTGGGACGCCTCCGGTGTCGTCGAGGCGGTCGGCCCCGCGGTGACCCGCTTCGACGTCGGCGATGCCGTCTGGTACGCCGGAGCACTCGACCGCCCCGGGACCAACGCCGAACTCCACGTCGTCGACGCGCGGATCGTCGGGCGCCGACCCGCGTCGCTCGACCACGCCGAGGCCGCGGCACTCCCGCTCACCGGCATCACGGCATGGGAGACGCTGTTCGAGCGGTTCCGTCTGACGGAGCAGAGCACCGGCACGCTGCTCGTCGTCGGAGCCCCCGGAGGAGTCGGCTCGGTGCTCGTGCAGCTGGCGAAGGCGCGCACCGGACTGACGGTGGTCGGCACGGCCGGACGTCCTGAAAGCCGCGAGTGGGTGACCGCCATGGGCGCGGACCACGTGGTCGACCACCGGGACCTGGTGCGGAACGTCCGGGCGGTGGCGCCCGAGGGTGTGCAGTACGTCTTCACCGCGCACTCGGCCGGGAACGTGCAGGCCTTCGCGGACCTGGTGCAGCCGTTCGGCGAGATCACCGCGATCGACGACCCGCGCGGCATCGACCTGTACCCGCTCAAGCGGAAGTCCATCGCCTGGCACTGGGAGCTCATGTTCACCCGGTCGTCGTTCAGCACACCGGACATGGCCGAGCAAGGGCGCCTGCTCGATGCGCTCGCGGACCTCGTCGACGCCGGCCGCGTGCGATCCACCGTGACCTCGCTCGTGCAGGGGTTCGACGCCGCAGGCCTGCGCGAGGCGCACCGCCAGGTCGCCGACGGGACGGCCATCGGCAAGGTCGTGGTCGCGCGCTGA